A region of the Cyanobium usitatum str. Tous genome:
GCTTTTCCTGGCTCCCCAGATGGTGGCTGAGGCCCTGATCTGCAGCGAGCTGGTGGCGGCCGTGTTCTCGGATCTGGGCTACGCGGTGCAGCCCCTGCCCGGGGCCCCCCGCAGCGACGTAATCCAGGCGGTGCGGCTCGGTGATCCCGAGCGGCTCAAAACCGTTTGCCGCGCCTTCCAGGCCGCATCACCGGTGGGCGCCTATCTCGATCCGGTGCCGGCGCCCATGCCCGGCTACGCCAGTGCTCTGGTGATGGCGGGCGGTACCTTCATCGACGGCAGCACCAGCGAGTTTTCCGCCGATGCGCCGCTGCGGGAGCCCTACGTGCTGTTTGCCCAGGGCGGCACCCACCGCGCCCATGCCCAGATCGCCCTGGAGCGAGCCCTGGTGGCCCTGGCGCAGGCAGGTCAGAAGGTCTGATTACGCGGATCTCGCTGCTGTTATCAACCCGATGCCGACAGACTGGCGCCACCTTGCTGCTCCGAGATGGCGCTCCCCATCCCCGGTGATTGCCGCTACGCCGACAGCCACGAATACGTGCGCCCAGAGGGCGAGAGGCTGCGGCTGGGCATCAGTGCCTTCGCTGTCGACCAGCTGGGCGACATTGTGTTTGTCGAGCTGCCGGCGGTGGGTGCCAGCCTTGTGCAGGGCGCCAGTTTTGGCAGCGTGGAATCGGTGAAGGCGGTGGAAGATCTGCTGGCGCCGGTGAGCGGTGTGGTGCTGGCCCGCAATGAGGCGGTGCTGGCTAGCCCGGAGGAGCTGCAGAACGATCCCTATGGCGAGGGTTGGCTGCTGGTGCTGCAGCCAGCTGATCCGGCCCAGCTCGCTGGCCTGCTGGATGCGGCCACCTACGCCGCCAAGGTGCAAGGAGCCTGATGGCAGCTGCGCACCCACCAGACCTCTCTTTTATTCGGCGCCATATCGGTCCAAGCGCCGCTGAGCAGCAGCGGATGTTGGCGGAACTCGGAGCCTCCAGCCTCGAGGCCCTGGCCGCCCAGGTGGTGCCCGCCGATTTGCTTCTAGATCCGGCGGCCTCGGCTGCGGGTTTGCCCGAGCCCTGCAGTGAGGCCCAGGCCCTGGCCGAACTTGCCGAGATCGCTGCGGCCAACCAGCTGCAGCGCAGCTTGATCGGCCAGGGCTACTACGGCACTGCCACGCCGGCCCTGATCCAGCGCCAGGTGTTTGAAAACCCCGACTGGTATACCGCCTACACCCCCTATCAGGCCGAAATCGCCCAGGGCCGGCTTGAGGCCCTGCTGAATTTTCAGACCCTGATCAGCGAGCTCACCGGCCTGCCGATCGCCAATGCCTCTTTATTGGATGAGGCCACCGCCGCCGCTGAAGCCATGGCCATGGCCAGCGCTGTCTGCAAGCGCCCCGGTGCGACGCGCTTTCTGGTGGATCGGGCCCTGTTCCCCCAGACCCTGGCGGTGCTGCAAACCCGGGCCGAGCCCCTGGGCATCCAGCTCGAGCTGGTGGCGGCCGAGTCGCTGGCGGCAGCCCCCCTGCCAGCGGATGCTTTTGGTTTGCTGATCCAGCTGCCTGGCCGCCAGGGCCGGCTCTGGGATCCCAGCGAACTGCTGGCTAGCGCCCGCCAGGCCGGGGTGATCACGGCTGTGGCGATCGATCCCCTGGCCCAGGTGCTGCTGGAGCCGGTGGGCCAGCTCGGCGCTGATATCGCCGTCGGCAGCGCCCAGCGCCTGGGGGTGCCGCTGGGTTTTGGTGGTCCCCATGCCGCTTTTTTCGCCACGGGCGAGCAGTTCAAGCGCCAGATCCCTGGCCGCCTGGTGGGGCGCTCGCTGGATGCGGCAGGCCAGCCGGCCCTGCGCCTGGCCCTGCAGACCCGCGAACAACACATCCGCCGCGACAAGGCCACCAG
Encoded here:
- the gcvH gene encoding glycine cleavage system protein GcvH, which produces MALPIPGDCRYADSHEYVRPEGERLRLGISAFAVDQLGDIVFVELPAVGASLVQGASFGSVESVKAVEDLLAPVSGVVLARNEAVLASPEELQNDPYGEGWLLVLQPADPAQLAGLLDAATYAAKVQGA